One genomic window of Vibrio natriegens NBRC 15636 = ATCC 14048 = DSM 759 includes the following:
- a CDS encoding helix-turn-helix domain-containing protein, with protein MVASSMMFNISGIHSKQPWFVLSSEQFLTRLSTSNPEVSHFYSFKAGSSESSTTAIPDGCIDIVFDCDADTSGALVCGTRLEASSVLFERGHRYFGVRFNPGVKPDFLQASAGELTNKEYCLQDVMPHSNELIDYVLAAKDFSKQVDAVSQFLTRKSPRDSTNVTRQIVAKICQHKGNIQVQELERFSGYTCRTLQRMFKNDIGLTPKGFSRAIRCQSAVYDINHSSNLTFSNLATDLGFSDQPHFLREFKKLVNVTPLEYQNRVKEKTYLERIHCY; from the coding sequence ATGGTGGCTTCATCAATGATGTTCAATATTTCGGGGATTCACTCAAAACAGCCTTGGTTTGTTTTGAGTTCAGAGCAGTTTCTTACGCGTCTATCAACCAGCAACCCCGAAGTGTCTCACTTCTACAGCTTTAAAGCCGGAAGTTCAGAATCCTCAACGACTGCCATTCCAGATGGGTGTATCGATATCGTCTTTGACTGCGATGCAGACACATCTGGCGCATTAGTCTGCGGTACGAGATTAGAGGCTTCGTCGGTGCTATTTGAACGGGGCCATCGCTATTTCGGTGTCCGCTTTAATCCAGGAGTTAAGCCCGATTTTTTACAGGCCTCAGCAGGCGAACTCACGAACAAAGAATATTGCTTACAAGATGTTATGCCTCACTCCAATGAACTCATTGATTACGTCTTAGCAGCAAAAGATTTTTCGAAGCAAGTTGACGCAGTAAGTCAGTTTCTCACTAGGAAAAGCCCGCGAGATTCGACGAACGTGACCCGACAAATCGTCGCCAAAATTTGCCAGCACAAAGGGAATATCCAAGTTCAGGAACTGGAGAGGTTTTCAGGATATACCTGCCGGACTTTGCAGCGTATGTTTAAAAATGATATTGGACTGACGCCGAAAGGATTTAGCCGCGCTATTCGTTGCCAATCAGCCGTTTACGATATCAATCACAGCAGCAATCTCACGTTTTCTAATCTAGCGACAGATTTAGGTTTCAGCGACCAACCCCACTTCCTGCGAGAGTTTAAGAAGCTGGTGAATGTTACCCCGCTCGAGTATCAAAACAGAGTAAAAGAAAAGACTTACCTGGAGCGAATTCATTGCTACTAA
- a CDS encoding tyramine oxidase subunit B, with translation MSDSTKIDFIYLSEQDMIKAGVTDMPACVDTMEEMFSLLQKGDYRMAGANNDSHGAMVTFPDESPFPNMPKPTADRRLMAMPAYLGGDFQTCGVKWYGSNIANREKGLPRSILMFILNDIETSAPLAYMSANLLSAYRTGAVPGVGARHLARKDAKVIGLLGPGVMGKTTVAAFIAACPQVDTIKIKGRGKKSLDSFMTWLAASYPQITNVQIVDTVEEAVRDSDLVTYCNSGETGDPSTYPEVKREWVKPGAFLAMPASCRLDEGMEQSDVRKVMDNKGLYEAWFEEVPKPTHNIIPLVGMRFMDMIDAEKMSASELEDLGEIVAGVTPGRKNDEEIIVMSVGGMPVEDVAWATKIYRNAVEKGIGVSLNLWDEPVLS, from the coding sequence ATGTCAGACAGCACAAAAATTGATTTTATCTACCTTTCAGAGCAGGACATGATTAAAGCGGGTGTAACGGATATGCCTGCATGTGTCGACACAATGGAAGAGATGTTCTCACTGCTCCAAAAAGGTGACTACCGAATGGCAGGTGCGAACAACGATTCGCACGGCGCAATGGTGACATTTCCTGATGAGTCCCCATTCCCGAACATGCCTAAACCCACCGCTGACCGACGTTTGATGGCGATGCCTGCATACCTTGGCGGTGATTTCCAGACTTGCGGCGTGAAGTGGTATGGCTCGAACATCGCCAACCGAGAGAAAGGCCTGCCGCGTTCAATCCTGATGTTCATCCTCAACGATATTGAAACCAGTGCTCCACTTGCCTATATGTCTGCAAATTTGCTTTCTGCGTATCGCACAGGTGCAGTACCCGGAGTGGGCGCGCGCCACCTTGCGAGAAAAGATGCCAAAGTGATTGGTTTGCTTGGCCCTGGTGTAATGGGCAAAACCACCGTCGCCGCATTTATCGCGGCCTGCCCGCAGGTCGATACCATCAAAATTAAAGGTCGTGGCAAAAAGAGCCTGGACAGCTTTATGACTTGGCTCGCCGCTTCTTACCCTCAAATCACCAATGTACAGATTGTCGATACCGTAGAAGAGGCGGTTCGAGATTCCGATCTGGTGACTTACTGCAATTCAGGAGAGACCGGTGATCCGTCTACTTATCCGGAAGTGAAACGCGAGTGGGTAAAACCGGGGGCATTTCTTGCGATGCCAGCCAGCTGTCGTCTCGATGAAGGGATGGAACAGTCTGATGTTCGCAAAGTAATGGATAACAAAGGGCTGTATGAGGCGTGGTTTGAAGAGGTACCCAAGCCGACTCACAACATCATCCCTCTGGTTGGAATGCGCTTTATGGACATGATCGACGCTGAAAAAATGTCTGCAAGTGAACTGGAAGATCTGGGTGAGATTGTCGCAGGTGTTACTCCGGGGCGCAAAAACGACGAAGAAATCATCGTGATGTCAGTGGGTGGCATGCCAGTCGAAGATGTGGCTTGGGCAACCAAAATTTACCGCAACGCTGTTGAGAAAGGCATTGGTGTTTCGCTGAATTTATGGGATGAGCCAGTACTTAGCTAA
- a CDS encoding RidA family protein: MAKIIKVKTGSRFEEIASYSRVVTVDNWIFVSNTAGRNPETNEMPDDVFEQTDQVFLNIERALAAVDASLGDVVTSKVFIQNPDDVGAVMEHIGSKFKGIDPTTTVTCPPLGSSIYKVELEVTAYRGASKSDTEHRIIG, encoded by the coding sequence ATGGCAAAAATAATCAAGGTAAAAACCGGCTCCCGATTCGAAGAGATTGCGAGTTACTCACGTGTCGTGACTGTCGATAACTGGATATTTGTCTCCAACACTGCGGGAAGAAACCCGGAAACTAACGAAATGCCAGACGATGTGTTCGAGCAAACTGATCAGGTGTTTCTCAACATTGAGCGGGCTCTTGCGGCTGTAGACGCGAGCTTGGGCGATGTCGTGACGTCAAAAGTGTTCATTCAAAATCCAGACGACGTCGGCGCTGTAATGGAACACATCGGCAGCAAGTTTAAAGGGATCGATCCTACGACCACGGTCACGTGTCCTCCTTTGGGCTCAAGTATTTACAAAGTTGAGTTGGAAGTGACGGCTTACCGAGGCGCTTCTAAGAGCGATACCGAACATCGGATTATCGGCTAA
- a CDS encoding NAD(P)/FAD-dependent oxidoreductase, translating into MIKTLEFVETPNELPASTSVVIIGGGIVGINAALTLAERNIPVVVIEKGFVGAEQSSRNLGWIRKTNRHADDVPLALASDQLWAGMSERINRDVDYKQSGIMFLADNEKQMGAYESWLESVKSLSLDSKLLSAEEIKAMVPGGEGKWLGGIYTASDGRAEPSIATGAMARAAIEKGAVIIQNCAVRNLSLSGGKVSGVVTEKGEIRCEQVLLAGGAWSKAFLSHHGVSLPSLPLICSVMRSKPMNGPTDIAVAGPDFSFRKHLDGGFVIMQRGAIEARLTLDHFLIGHRYLGQLKQQRDALRISVGRHFIEDLKASKRWSRNKSSMFEQIRVMNPDHNSGLNQEALRNLRKAWPDFEQAEIAEEWGGLIDITPDSKPVIDTLDAIPGLTIATGFSGHGFGTGPAAGMLAADLISGTTPLINPEPYRFDRL; encoded by the coding sequence ATGATAAAAACACTCGAATTTGTAGAGACACCAAACGAGCTACCAGCATCGACCAGCGTCGTGATTATTGGTGGCGGCATTGTTGGTATTAATGCGGCACTGACATTAGCTGAGAGAAACATTCCAGTGGTTGTGATTGAAAAAGGCTTTGTTGGCGCGGAGCAATCTTCACGCAACCTGGGTTGGATACGTAAAACCAATCGTCATGCGGACGATGTTCCTTTGGCACTCGCTTCTGACCAGCTATGGGCGGGTATGTCAGAAAGAATCAACCGTGATGTGGATTACAAGCAAAGCGGCATTATGTTCCTGGCTGATAACGAAAAGCAGATGGGCGCTTATGAGTCGTGGCTTGAATCGGTTAAGTCGCTTTCTCTGGACTCCAAGCTTCTGAGTGCGGAAGAAATCAAAGCGATGGTGCCAGGCGGTGAAGGCAAATGGCTGGGTGGAATCTATACCGCCTCGGACGGCAGAGCTGAACCTTCCATCGCCACCGGTGCGATGGCGAGAGCTGCGATTGAGAAAGGTGCGGTCATTATTCAGAACTGTGCGGTGCGCAATTTGTCTTTGTCAGGAGGGAAAGTCAGCGGGGTGGTTACAGAAAAGGGTGAGATTCGTTGTGAGCAAGTACTGCTGGCTGGCGGGGCGTGGTCTAAAGCTTTCTTGAGTCACCACGGTGTATCTTTGCCTTCGTTGCCTTTGATTTGTTCCGTGATGCGTTCTAAGCCGATGAACGGCCCGACGGACATCGCCGTTGCGGGACCAGATTTTTCATTTCGTAAACACTTGGATGGCGGCTTTGTCATCATGCAGCGCGGCGCGATAGAAGCGCGCCTGACACTCGATCACTTCCTGATTGGACACCGTTATTTAGGGCAGCTGAAACAGCAACGCGATGCGCTGAGAATTTCGGTCGGGAGACATTTCATTGAAGATCTTAAAGCTTCAAAACGCTGGTCACGCAACAAATCTTCCATGTTCGAACAGATTCGCGTAATGAATCCGGATCATAACTCTGGATTAAACCAAGAAGCACTGAGAAATCTGCGCAAAGCATGGCCTGACTTTGAGCAAGCTGAAATTGCTGAAGAGTGGGGGGGGCTGATTGATATTACGCCAGATTCCAAACCCGTTATCGACACTCTGGACGCGATACCTGGGTTGACTATTGCTACCGGGTTTTCGGGTCATGGGTTTGGTACAGGGCCAGCCGCAGGGATGCTCGCGGCCGACCTGATAAGTGGCACGACACCACTTATTAATCCCGAGCCATACCGATTTGACCGATTGTAG
- a CDS encoding APC family permease, with amino-acid sequence MNEVVNTNNIHIAEGSATKNQKLKIGLGTMMAICIGLVIVQGAMISATQGIGLGGMAFVAAMFAAFILAQFNAMSFAELSLMFPQEGSLATYTQKAIGHFPAIVAVFAGYVVVSVLALPVELFLVDAMLSELLPGMLPEKVVPLGILVLLSVTNMVGADVFARVQNLLAFILVAALILVGLCAITGLSEPHPELSGTTVDWSFGGVIDGSFVGLIALAMWLMVGVEFICPMIKEVKNPVKNIPRSMHLSLLLIFLIFLAFAYGASLYLNVDTLVSSPIPYLDYINAVFGQAGLVIATVMALAATCSTVNTILASIPRMLHGMAMQDQAFPQFKALNRFDVPWVGIVVMAGCTSIPFLFLDIDSLIVLVIAATTSWLLAYMVAHINVIVLRKRMPEHKRPYKTPFYPLPQILGIIGMGYVALNNSPSPEMTSLVYTITGGILALVIAISVVWVKFYMKRKLFEPDMK; translated from the coding sequence ATGAACGAAGTAGTCAACACTAACAACATTCATATAGCTGAAGGATCAGCGACTAAGAATCAAAAGTTAAAGATTGGGCTTGGAACAATGATGGCGATTTGTATCGGCCTGGTTATTGTTCAGGGTGCCATGATCTCGGCGACTCAGGGCATTGGCCTCGGTGGTATGGCGTTTGTTGCCGCTATGTTCGCCGCCTTTATCCTCGCCCAGTTTAATGCGATGAGCTTTGCGGAACTGTCTTTGATGTTTCCGCAGGAGGGGTCGCTTGCGACCTACACACAAAAAGCCATCGGCCACTTTCCTGCTATTGTCGCGGTATTTGCTGGCTATGTCGTGGTGTCCGTGCTGGCACTGCCGGTTGAGTTGTTCTTAGTCGACGCCATGCTAAGTGAGCTATTGCCCGGTATGCTACCTGAAAAAGTGGTGCCTTTAGGTATCCTTGTTTTGCTCAGTGTTACAAACATGGTTGGCGCGGATGTCTTTGCTCGAGTTCAAAACCTGCTGGCATTTATTCTGGTCGCAGCGCTTATTCTTGTCGGATTGTGTGCGATCACCGGATTAAGTGAACCGCATCCCGAGTTATCAGGCACAACGGTGGATTGGAGCTTTGGTGGTGTCATTGATGGTAGTTTTGTCGGCTTGATTGCACTTGCAATGTGGCTGATGGTCGGCGTCGAGTTTATTTGCCCGATGATCAAAGAGGTGAAAAATCCTGTTAAGAATATCCCCCGTTCTATGCACCTTTCTTTGTTGTTGATCTTCCTAATATTTCTCGCCTTTGCCTACGGAGCCAGCCTTTATCTCAACGTGGATACGTTAGTGAGCTCACCAATCCCATATCTTGATTACATCAATGCTGTCTTCGGGCAAGCTGGTTTAGTGATTGCAACAGTGATGGCGCTGGCCGCAACCTGCAGCACGGTAAATACTATTTTAGCCTCTATCCCTAGAATGCTGCACGGAATGGCGATGCAAGATCAGGCATTCCCGCAGTTTAAAGCGCTTAATCGCTTTGATGTGCCTTGGGTAGGCATCGTGGTGATGGCTGGTTGTACCTCCATTCCGTTCTTGTTCCTCGATATCGATTCACTGATTGTGTTGGTGATTGCGGCAACCACAAGCTGGTTACTGGCTTACATGGTGGCTCACATCAATGTCATCGTATTGCGTAAACGTATGCCGGAACACAAGCGTCCGTACAAAACGCCTTTCTACCCGCTGCCGCAGATCTTAGGGATTATCGGGATGGGTTATGTCGCGCTGAATAACTCACCTTCACCGGAGATGACATCGTTGGTTTACACCATTACTGGAGGCATTTTGGCTTTAGTGATAGCGATAAGTGTTGTTTGGGTGAAGTTTTACATGAAACGTAAATTGTTTGAACCAGACATGAAGTAG
- a CDS encoding OmpA family protein encodes MKLKVATLAIIVAGGISAANAADLDQNIDKSGFWLGAAAGMGLSDTDAGESEVLSPKLEMGYDFGKHFGLYGSYDYMHNLSDAELHLGTLGVKGNLYFTDNLSMFGKLGATYIFADGSELKTDSFSGTAGVGLEYQLTNAVTTKIGYDYYNNLEAKNGHDLDLSQVYWGMTYKFGQPDTPLVVEEQVEVPVEVVKEVTQTSRSTYTLPYQVGQVDVNDYGRYNLDEVITTMRSNLELTAEIVGRTDATGSAATNERVSTQRAEHVAQYMIDQGIEAERIHTSGVADQQPLTNGSNAQLERSVQITLN; translated from the coding sequence ATGAAACTAAAAGTAGCAACGCTAGCAATTATTGTGGCTGGTGGTATTTCGGCAGCAAATGCAGCGGACTTAGATCAAAATATCGATAAATCTGGATTTTGGCTGGGTGCAGCAGCTGGTATGGGTCTATCTGATACTGACGCTGGAGAAAGCGAAGTACTGAGCCCTAAACTTGAAATGGGTTATGATTTCGGCAAGCATTTTGGTCTTTACGGTAGCTACGATTACATGCATAACCTAAGCGATGCAGAACTGCACCTTGGCACATTAGGCGTGAAAGGAAATCTGTACTTCACTGACAACTTGTCGATGTTCGGTAAGCTTGGTGCAACGTACATCTTTGCTGATGGCAGCGAATTAAAAACTGACAGCTTTAGTGGTACTGCAGGTGTGGGTCTTGAATACCAACTGACTAATGCTGTAACGACAAAAATCGGTTACGACTACTACAACAACCTTGAAGCGAAAAATGGCCATGACCTTGACCTAAGCCAAGTGTACTGGGGCATGACGTACAAATTTGGTCAGCCAGATACACCTCTCGTTGTTGAAGAGCAAGTTGAAGTGCCAGTAGAAGTCGTAAAAGAAGTGACGCAGACTTCTCGCTCTACTTACACATTGCCTTACCAGGTGGGTCAGGTTGATGTAAATGACTACGGTCGTTACAACCTTGATGAAGTGATCACGACAATGCGCAGCAACCTTGAGTTGACTGCTGAAATCGTAGGCCGTACGGATGCGACTGGTTCTGCTGCTACCAATGAACGTGTTTCAACGCAGCGTGCAGAGCATGTTGCCCAATACATGATCGATCAAGGTATTGAAGCTGAGCGCATCCACACTTCTGGTGTTGCAGATCAACAGCCTTTAACGAATGGTAGTAACGCACAACTTGAGCGTTCTGTTCAGATCACGTTGAACTAA
- the putP gene encoding sodium/proline symporter PutP, with protein sequence MGYLYTAFILYLLGMLAIGYYFYRKTNTVSDYILGSRNLPPSVAALSSGASDLSGWALMGLPGALYAGGLGSVWIIVFTLMGVYLNWKLIAPRLRLETEKLNDAQTIPEYLHNRFKDNTNVLQLTSSLVTLLFFTLYVAAGLSGGAVLFESTFGLSYESALIIGSIVIVSYTFMGGYLAVCWTDFFQGLMMALSLFITALSLFFLFSAPEQGVSYSQIMSEISLESLKPSNGWFLGLLSLSGWCIGYLGQPHVLVRFMSVRSVEDVKVSRRIAMVWSTITMMSAVVVGVLGSYYFEPKLDNAETVFIALAQAFYHPLVAGLIIAGVLAAIMSTIDSQLLVCSTTISEDLYKTYLRKNASDKEVLLVARLGVIAVALIGLALAFNKADQTLLSMVAFAWGGFGAAFGPVILLSLFWPAMTKAAAIFGMITGAAIALVWEILDGGIFDIFGVVPGFLMSTLVIVVSTLLSAKNDGKESETSLQFK encoded by the coding sequence ATGGGTTATCTATATACAGCCTTCATTCTCTATTTACTGGGAATGCTGGCCATTGGGTACTACTTCTACAGAAAAACGAATACGGTATCCGATTACATATTAGGTTCTCGTAATCTACCACCAAGTGTTGCGGCATTAAGCTCAGGGGCTTCTGATCTGAGTGGTTGGGCGTTGATGGGTTTACCGGGGGCGCTTTATGCCGGCGGCCTCGGATCCGTATGGATTATTGTATTTACCCTGATGGGTGTTTATCTCAACTGGAAGCTGATCGCACCTAGGCTGCGTTTAGAGACGGAAAAACTAAACGATGCTCAGACGATTCCAGAATATTTACACAACCGCTTTAAAGACAATACCAATGTTCTTCAACTTACGTCCTCGCTCGTCACTTTGCTATTTTTTACCCTTTACGTAGCAGCAGGACTCAGTGGCGGAGCGGTTCTCTTTGAAAGTACGTTCGGCTTAAGTTACGAATCAGCCCTAATTATTGGATCAATTGTTATCGTCTCTTACACCTTCATGGGAGGTTACCTTGCGGTATGCTGGACGGACTTTTTCCAAGGGTTAATGATGGCGCTATCGCTGTTCATTACCGCTTTAAGTTTGTTCTTCCTGTTTAGTGCACCAGAGCAAGGCGTAAGCTACAGCCAAATCATGAGTGAGATTTCACTGGAAAGCTTAAAACCATCTAATGGCTGGTTCTTGGGTCTTTTATCTCTCAGTGGCTGGTGTATTGGTTACTTAGGTCAACCTCACGTGCTCGTCCGTTTTATGAGCGTACGCAGCGTAGAAGACGTGAAAGTTTCTCGCCGAATTGCCATGGTCTGGTCAACCATAACCATGATGTCTGCAGTCGTTGTTGGCGTGCTCGGGTCATACTATTTTGAGCCAAAGCTTGATAATGCTGAAACGGTATTTATTGCATTGGCACAGGCATTTTATCATCCACTGGTTGCCGGACTGATTATTGCGGGTGTGCTGGCAGCAATTATGAGCACCATAGACTCGCAACTACTTGTGTGTTCAACCACTATCTCTGAAGACTTATACAAAACCTATTTGCGCAAAAATGCATCTGACAAAGAAGTGTTACTGGTTGCACGCCTTGGTGTCATTGCCGTCGCACTAATTGGCCTTGCGCTGGCATTCAACAAAGCGGATCAAACACTATTAAGCATGGTTGCCTTCGCTTGGGGTGGATTTGGTGCAGCCTTTGGTCCTGTCATCTTACTGAGCTTGTTCTGGCCAGCGATGACCAAAGCGGCCGCTATTTTCGGAATGATAACAGGTGCAGCCATTGCATTAGTTTGGGAAATTTTGGACGGAGGTATTTTTGATATCTTTGGTGTCGTGCCAGGATTCCTGATGTCCACACTCGTGATTGTTGTATCAACGTTGTTGTCAGCCAAAAACGACGGTAAAGAAAGCGAGACATCATTGCAGTTCAAGTAA
- a CDS encoding ectoine synthase — MFVRSLKDVATSDYFVDWGNGTSHRLLTEQDGMGFTVCHTVVAQGSESILEYKNHLEACYCIAGDGEVEDMEGNVYKISQGDIYVLDKHDKHYLRASEKNDMILVSVFNPPLKGTERHNLSGDGSSSY; from the coding sequence ATGTTTGTAAGAAGTTTAAAAGACGTAGCGACGAGTGATTACTTTGTTGATTGGGGTAATGGTACGAGCCACCGACTGCTTACTGAGCAAGATGGCATGGGCTTTACCGTATGCCACACCGTTGTTGCACAAGGTTCAGAGTCAATCCTTGAATACAAAAACCATCTAGAAGCATGTTACTGCATTGCTGGCGATGGCGAAGTTGAAGACATGGAAGGCAATGTCTACAAAATCTCTCAAGGCGATATTTATGTTTTGGATAAGCATGACAAGCACTACCTGCGAGCTTCAGAGAAAAACGACATGATTCTAGTCTCTGTGTTTAACCCACCACTAAAAGGCACAGAAAGACACAACCTTTCTGGAGATGGCTCATCAAGCTACTAA
- a CDS encoding LysR substrate-binding domain-containing protein, protein MSKNKGFLVPPLNALKAFNCAAKYENFSKAAEELHVTSTAISHQISNLEEWFGVELFKKKGRSVMLTQTGHELKHRTGRVFDELADIATDFKVRGRKSSLVVGCIPSIATRWLVPNLKSFTKLYPDVEVQVLYVDMRDQLAGSTYDVLITYIEQESDDVIEIPFISRNTYAVCSPKFLEEYGPFDEPKDLLRSEVIHDENKDGWTEWFKLAGVDVEGGLPGNTYADFNLLVISAIAGHGVALCPIDAFREEIKRGDLVTLFDIASNTDKFYNICKRKDASKDVMSFVEWFVDVCK, encoded by the coding sequence ATGAGTAAGAATAAAGGGTTTTTAGTACCTCCTCTTAATGCTCTAAAAGCATTTAATTGTGCAGCAAAATATGAGAATTTTTCTAAAGCCGCCGAGGAGTTACACGTCACGAGTACGGCTATCAGCCATCAGATATCAAACCTTGAAGAGTGGTTTGGAGTTGAGTTATTCAAGAAGAAGGGCAGGAGCGTGATGCTGACCCAAACCGGACATGAGCTTAAGCATAGAACCGGGCGTGTTTTTGATGAGCTCGCGGATATAGCGACGGATTTTAAAGTCAGAGGCAGGAAAAGTTCGTTAGTCGTCGGGTGTATTCCTTCGATTGCAACTCGGTGGCTGGTTCCAAACCTGAAAAGTTTTACCAAGCTCTACCCAGACGTTGAAGTGCAGGTTCTATACGTGGATATGCGGGATCAACTGGCGGGAAGTACCTATGATGTACTCATCACCTACATCGAGCAGGAATCGGATGATGTGATTGAAATTCCATTCATCTCAAGGAACACCTACGCAGTCTGTAGCCCGAAGTTTTTGGAAGAATATGGCCCGTTTGATGAACCCAAAGACTTACTCCGTTCCGAGGTGATTCACGATGAAAACAAAGATGGTTGGACAGAGTGGTTCAAATTGGCGGGAGTCGATGTGGAGGGAGGGCTTCCAGGTAACACTTATGCCGATTTTAACTTACTCGTGATTTCCGCTATCGCAGGCCATGGCGTCGCACTTTGCCCTATTGATGCCTTCCGGGAAGAAATCAAAAGAGGCGATTTAGTTACTCTTTTTGATATCGCGAGTAATACCGATAAGTTTTACAACATCTGCAAAAGGAAAGATGCATCCAAAGACGTGATGTCTTTTGTCGAGTGGTTTGTCGATGTGTGTAAGTAA
- a CDS encoding type III PLP-dependent enzyme — MAHSASVLGFQSFSSPALPAETVDLIQTSVEQFGAPLLMLDCDMIRKNYRALSQALPNVTLHFALKPLPHPTVVKTLLEEGASFDLATSGEVDLVKQQGVPADRTIHTHPIKRDRDIRDALAYGCNVFVVDNLNELEKFKAYSHKVELLVRLSFRNSDVFADLSKKFGCTPEQALNIIETAKEWNIRIKGLSFHVGSQTMNPQKYVDAIRTCKQVMDEVVARGLPALSTLDIGGGFPVSYSEKVMPIDEFCVPINEALNELPETVQVIAEPGRFIVAESVTSVASVMGQAERDGQMWYYLDDGIYGSFSGLMFDDAQYPLVTLKHEGEYLPSVLSGPTCDSIDVIAENVMLPKLENGDLIIGRMMGAYTSATATDFNFFKRAQTIVINERDERSERLFG; from the coding sequence ATGGCTCATTCTGCGTCTGTACTAGGTTTTCAATCTTTTTCTTCTCCGGCTTTACCAGCGGAGACGGTCGATCTTATTCAAACATCTGTTGAACAATTTGGCGCGCCATTGTTAATGCTCGACTGCGATATGATTCGTAAAAATTACAGAGCACTAAGCCAAGCATTACCGAATGTTACTCTGCACTTTGCATTGAAGCCATTGCCTCATCCAACAGTGGTTAAAACCCTATTGGAAGAAGGCGCAAGTTTCGATTTGGCAACATCAGGTGAAGTTGACCTGGTTAAACAGCAAGGTGTGCCTGCAGATCGTACGATTCATACTCACCCTATTAAACGTGACCGTGATATTCGTGATGCATTAGCGTATGGCTGCAATGTGTTTGTTGTTGATAACTTGAACGAGCTAGAAAAGTTCAAAGCGTACAGCCACAAAGTAGAACTACTTGTGCGTTTGAGCTTCCGTAACTCAGACGTGTTTGCCGACTTATCGAAAAAATTCGGTTGTACGCCAGAACAGGCACTCAACATCATCGAAACGGCGAAAGAGTGGAATATTCGTATTAAGGGACTGTCGTTCCATGTTGGTTCACAAACGATGAACCCACAGAAATACGTTGATGCAATCCGTACTTGTAAGCAAGTGATGGACGAAGTTGTGGCTCGCGGTTTACCTGCATTGAGCACACTGGATATTGGTGGTGGCTTCCCGGTTTCTTACTCAGAAAAAGTGATGCCAATTGATGAATTCTGCGTACCGATTAACGAAGCGTTAAACGAGTTACCAGAAACAGTACAGGTTATTGCAGAACCAGGTCGCTTTATTGTTGCAGAGTCAGTAACCAGCGTGGCATCAGTAATGGGTCAAGCAGAGCGTGACGGTCAAATGTGGTACTACCTGGATGATGGTATCTACGGCTCATTCAGCGGTTTGATGTTTGATGACGCACAATACCCGTTGGTAACATTGAAGCACGAAGGCGAGTACTTACCAAGTGTGTTGTCTGGCCCAACTTGCGACAGCATTGATGTGATCGCAGAAAACGTAATGCTACCAAAACTAGAAAACGGCGACTTGATCATTGGCCGTATGATGGGCGCTTACACCAGCGCTACAGCAACGGATTTTAACTTCTTCAAACGTGCTCAAACGATTGTGATTAACGAGCGTGATGAGCGCAGCGAACGTCTGTTTGGTTAA